The following proteins are encoded in a genomic region of Oryza brachyantha chromosome 11, ObraRS2, whole genome shotgun sequence:
- the LOC121055791 gene encoding F-box/kelch-repeat protein At2g44130-like, whose protein sequence is MRSPRSRALERDAAAVEHVELIPGMPDDVAVDCLARVPHGSYRAMRRVCRGWRSAASAPAFAVARAEAGANEDLVYLLQFANPAAGAGGEGPKEDGDAPANSPAYGVAVYNVTTGEWRREKAPPVPMFAQCAAVGTRLAVLGGWDPETFEPVADVHVLDAATGVWRRAPPMRSARSFFACAEAGGKIYVAGGHDKHKNALKTAEAYDAVADAWDPLPDMSEERDECDGMATIAGDRFLAVSGYRTARQGGFERDAEWFDPASREWRRLDRVRAPPSAAHVVVRGRVWCIEGAAVMEWLGDRRGWREVGPSPPGLKAGTARAVCVAGGERVVVTGAVEDADGGSGRHALWVFDVKTKNWTVVRPPPEFAGFAFSVAAVRV, encoded by the coding sequence ATGAGGAGCCCGAGGAGCCGTGCGCTGgagcgcgacgccgccgccgtcgagcacGTCGAGCTCATCCCCGGGATGCccgacgacgtcgccgtgGACTGCCTGGCGCGCGTGCCGCACGGGTCGTACAGGGCGATGCGGCGGGTGTGCCGCGGGTGGAGGAGCGcggcctcggcgccggcgttcGCGGTGGCGCGCGCCGAGGCGGGCGCCAACGAGGACCTGGTGTACCTGCTGCAGTTCGCGAacccggcggcgggggcggggggcgAGGGGCCGAAGGAGGACGGGGACGCGCCGGCGAACTCGCCGGCGTACGGGGTGGCGGTGTACAACGTGACGACGGGGGAGTGGAGGCGGGAGaaggcgccgccggtgccgatGTTCGCGCAGTGCGCGGCGGTGGGGACGCGGCTGGCGGTGCTGGGAGGGTGGGACCCCGAGACGTTCGAGCCGGTGGCGGATGTCCACGTgctcgacgccgccaccggcgtgtggcggcgcgcgccgccgatgCGGTCGGCGCGGTCCTTCTTCGCGTGCGCGGAGGCCGGGGGCAAGATCTACGTGGCGGGCGGGCACGACAAGCACAAGAACGCGCTGAAGACGGCGGAGGCGTACGACGCCGTGGCGGACGCGTGGGACCCGCTCCCGGACATGTCGGAGGAGCGGGACGAATGCGACGGCATGGCGACCATCGCCGGCGATCGGTTCCTGGCGGTCAGCGGGTACCGCACGGCGCGGCAGGGCGGGTTCGAGCGCGACGCCGAGTGGTTCGACCCGGCGTCGCGCGAGTGGCGCCGCCTGGACCGCGTCCGCGcgcccccctccgccgcccacGTCGTCGTCCGCGGCCGCGTCTGGTGCATCGAGGGCGCCGCCGTGATGGAGTGGCTCGGCGACCGCCGCGGCTGGCGCGAGGTCGGCCCCTCCCCTCCCGGCCTCAAGGCCGGCACCGCCCGCGCCGtctgcgtcgccggcggcgagcgcgtcgTCGTGACCGGCGCCGTCGaggacgccgacggcggctcCGGCCGCCACGCCCTCTGGGTGTTCGACGTCAAGACCAAGAACTGGACCGTCGTGCGCCCGCCTCCCGAGTTCGCCGGCTTCgccttctccgtcgccgccgtccgcgtcTGA